atcaaagtctccctcacgaCACCACATGTCCTTGTTCCACCCCGGCGCGGGAAGCCTCTCAAGCTATATATCTCGACGGTCGAATAGTCCATCAGCTGCCTCCTCGTGCAAGACAACGATGCCGGACGAGAACAGGCTATTTTCTACCTCAGTCGAAATCTCAATCAACCGGAGGTTAATTATTCCGCCGTCTAGAAACTCTGTCTCGCCATATTTTTTGCCGCCTCCAAGCTTCAgcattacatgctcccatcggtcacccaagtcattgcccaaacCGACGTCATCCTCTACATGCTCACCCGACCAATCGTCAAAGGTCGAATTGGGAAGTGGAcaatggcgttgtccgagtttagcttgcaatacgtgccccagaaagctgtcaaaggccagGCACTGGCGGATTTCCTCGCTCAACACCCTTCCCCCTATGGTTTTGGGGGCACCgacgtcgaaatcggcatggttgaaACACGCGGTAATTACTGCATGATGTACTTTGACGGCTCAAGTACTTCATCATCGGCTGGCGTCGGAATTGTCATTCAATCCCCAAAccacgatcgttggtatttttcgctcaagTTGGATTTTAAAGGCACAAATAATCAGgctgaatatgaagcccttaTTATCGGCCTTGGCATCCTTCATGACTTGCGGGCAACCCGTGCCCTCATCCTTAGCGACTCTGAACtcgtgattaaccaacttaatgggtcttttcAATGCATAAGTTGTACCCTGGCATCCTACCACATGgccgccagctatttggccgaatccTTCGACGGTATTACATTTGAACATATTTCTCGAATTCATAATACCAACGCAGACAAattggctcaaatcgcctccgATGCATAACTCCTAGGGGGCAAGCTAGGCGGAGAAATACCCGTGTTACGACAGCTATACCTGGCCTTGGTTAACCAGTAAGTCCTCCGACACAACAATGTAATACGTACTAGAGTCATGTCCTTACCGTCGTTGTTAGACCGACAAGACCTTATAGAAGTTTGCGTTGTCGAGGTAATACCAGATGATTGGcgaaagcccattatgcagtatcttgacaatcccaatggcAAACACAGTCGCAAGACAAAAGTTCACGCCAcaaactatgtcacgtaccaaaaCGAGTTATGCCGAAAGGGTGAGGATGGTCTATTACTGCTATGCCTCAGCCCCCAAGATAGTGCTCAAGCAATCACAGAAGTCCATGAAGGGGTTTGCGGAGCTCATCAGTCCAGACGTAAAATGCGATGGTTGCTTCGACGACACAGTTATTTTTGGCCAAGAATAttaaaggattgtatcgagttcaCATGAGGGTGCATACAGTGTCAGATTCATGGTCCTATACAACGGGTCTCGGCCGAGTCATTACATTCGGTCACTAAAtcatggccgtttagaggatgggtcatggacgtaatcggtaAAATCACACCATATTCTGGGGCTGCCAAGCACGCATGGATACTGGtagcaaccgattacttcaagaagtgggtcgaagcaaaatcgtATGTCGAgctaacgtctaaagaagtttgcgactttgtggaagaacacattgtgaccagatTTGGCGTACCAAAAATGATTTTAACTGATAATGGCACAATCTTTACAGCCGAGAGGTTTAAAGAATATACGGTAAGTCTGAAAATTCAGCTTGAACAGTCTACACCATATTATCCACAacaaatgggcaggccgagaTAAGTAACAAAGTGTTGATCGACATTctcgagaaaataataaaagagaggcctggcatgtggcatttaaagttcaatgaggctttatgggcatatcgaacatcgCTCCGATCAGCGACTGGGACAACCCCGTATGCactaacctacggacacgacgtaatgttaccagtcgagctAAGCATAAATTTGTTACGAACAATTGAACAGAGTAGTTTGTTCAGCGCCAAATATAATCAGTCGATGAGATAGGAGTTAGAAGACTTAGAAGAAGCGCGACTCGACGCTTATAACTTgctggtggcacaaaaacagattgccgagcgagcatACAATCAAAAAGTTCGACAGAAAACATTTGGCGAAGGAGAATTAGTTTGGCAAACAgtgttgcccgtaggaattaaagaccctAGGTTCGGCAAATGGTCGCCGACTTGGGAAGGGCCTTTCGTCATACATAAGGCTCTCGGCAAAGGCGCATATCATCTTAGAGACCGGACTAGTTTAGTTCACAAATTgccaatcaatgggaagtttttaaagaagtactatccggtcacatgggaaatgcgggaatagaAATTCATTTTATTAAGATCAGTAAAAGAATACATAAATTGAGTTGGTCGATCAGTTtacatttaaataaattcagggcgaagaaggaagaagagtgcCAAGAAGAGCCTTAAGCTCCAGCCAACGCACCTCGCCCATTATGACCTCGGCCTGCCGGTTCTTCTTGTCCATCTTCAACTGCTCGATTCATTTTGCGCTCCCCGCATACTCAGTCAGACAATCTCTGCCGCCCGACTCGAAGTCTTTTGTAATCTCAGAAGCAATAGCCGACCTTCGTTTTACCAGTTCGGCTATTTGACGGTCGAGGTCGGCCAAAGCTTCCCCTTTCACCTTTAAAGCATCAATATTTGGAAGAAGAGCATCTTGGACGGCCATGGTAGCTTTCAAATCTTGTTCAGCCCGAAGAGCGTTCTCAAGGACCCTAAAAGTCTCCCTAACTCGCTATAAGGCAGACGACGCTTGAACGATGGCTTCGGCGCTCATTTGACCATCTACGCCGAGGTCGTTTAGGTAGGCACCCAATAAATTGAGGCCTTTGCATTCAAAGACTTGCGACGCAAAGAGAGACAAAACTTCTTGCACCCGAACCAGAGCAGTTGAATCGGCGGGGTCAGTTGTAGGGGCCGAAGGGCCAACCGCTCCAACGGTACTTGATAGGAGGGCTTTGaactcgacttcccatgaagcctgcacaCAAAAATCAGTTTAAGCTTAAGGAAATCACGAAAAAGGTAGCAAgaaggttttgtttttaaacCTGCCAGGAtgagacttcggccatgtcttcaggatcgttgctcgaacctaaagaacttaaaGGCCGAGCCCAGTATCTTAGattgcttctcagttcacgTGGTTGATTGAGGTTATCTATGTTCGAGGGCCACggaggcggccaagaaatatggataacacccttcggcgcataaaatttttgatgaaaagagtgtacaggcacctgacatttagtattttcctgGTTTAGAGTTCTATGGCAGAGAAATAACCAAGGAAAGGCGGTAGGGGGTACTTACAAAGGTCGAAGTGGCTTCCTACTGAGGAATATTGAGGTTATGATCCTGCGAATGAACGGGTGTTTCTGCCGTCGCTTCTGGCTCTCCTACAGGTTATTTACCACGGTCGACCGTAGAGGGGCCGACTTGGACAACTGCCTCGGACACAGGATGAGGCACCTaacatttagtattttcctgGTTTAGAGTTCTATGGCAGAGAAATAACCAAGGAAAGGCGGTAGGAGGTACTTACGAAGGTTGAAGTGGCTTCCTGCGGAGAAATATTGAGGCCCTGATCCTGCGTATGAACGGGCATTTCCACCGCCGCTTCTAGCTCTCCAGCAGGTCATTTGCCACGGTCAGCCGTAACAGGGCTGACTTGGACAGCCGCCTCGAACACAAGAGGAGGTTGACGACAGGGTCGAAAGCGACTCGCCAGTGGAACCTCGTCACTCCCGTCGCTCTCCTCCAGAATGAATGCcgagggttttggattttcagGATAAGTTACCTCGGTCACAGGGATTGCCTCTTCCGGGATGAATGCAGCCTCGACCGACAGAACAACAACTGGTTCACCGACTTTAGAAACAGGCCTTACCTGGACTGTTTCTTCGACCGGAATTGACGAAGGTCGGCATCTTCGTCCGTGCCCCACGCTGATGTAGGGAGTCTGATCGACGAAGGGTATTCTCGATGACGGTAGATCAAGAACTCATCATCAGAAAGGTCGTCAATAGCGAAAAAGTATCTGAACACTTCTTCAACTTGGTGAAAGGGGATTGGCCGAAAAGCCAGTTGAGGGCCGAGCGCTTTCTTAGGCGAGAAATCGGCAATCGTTGGCTAAAGATGAGCAAAGTAGACCTGCAACCAaagttggaagacccagaggggaCCGACCTTATTTAGGGTCGTTTCGGCCAAGTAGCGTAGGAGATGAGCTAGAATGGCCGGGCTGAGTGCTAGAGTGTGACCGCTTGCTAGGGCTTCGGCCACTGGCATATTCTCGACCAGACACTTATtagatttggtacaacagataaatttgttgtaccaatagaagaggaaagcctCGTGTTCTCCTTCTCGCAGAGCTTCTTCTCCTCGGCTGGCAaaatggagatagagggtgttatagttgaagaagttcttgtgaagCTTGTGAACCTCTTCTTTCGAGGGTATTTGGCCTTCACCACTTAGCGTCTCAATGGCCCGTTTGTCGAAGAGCGCCTTCAAGTTAAGGTTTGACGGGTACCCAGAGAGGGCAGCGTCAATTGGGATTCCAGTCGGGGAAGTCCCCAAGATGGCAGTGAGATCAAGGATGGTAGGGCCAATGAGGCCGAAAGGGAtgaccatggtgttggtggccgaacaccaGAAGCATAAGGCCGCTAGGAGGAGCTCCTTGTCCAAGATGACCTCCATGGACGAGAGGTGAATGGCGTCGTAAATGCCGAGGACTTTCCATTGCTCGCTGAAGAGCTTCTCCATTCATACAACCCAGGTTACCCAGGTTGTAGTGGTCGAAGGCCAAGAGCCTTGAGGCCTTGCCACATCCCACTTCGGCCATTTAAACCCTTGTAGCAAGGGCGACAGGCAGTGTTTCTGGAGAAACCCAGTGATGGTTGATGGTATTGCCGCTTTAAAGAAAGGACCCAAGATTTGATGAGGGGTGCTTATGTCACTTTCGACCCGTATGGTTTTGATCAAACTTCGATCAATAATGTTCTGACATTGGTCGCATTCcttggaaagcttggagatgaaggaagCCATTGTAAGGGGATTAAAAGAATGCGAGACGAAATGAGCTTTTCTGGGTTGGGAGATTTGAAGACGAAGATCTGGAAGGAAGGAATGCACCATAGAGCAATGGCAAGAATTTCAGAAAATTTGAAAGCATAAAGTACAAATGAgagaatttcggtatttataaaACGGTGGAAGGAagggcaatcgttcgaaattcaaaatgaaGGGTAAAATCGACCGAGAAATTcactaatcattatgaacattTAGAAAATCCAGTTAAGAAGACCAAAGGTTTCGTGTTTAGGGGGATGCGCGATTGCGTGTGGCGGCGAGATTTATGGTGAAAAATGTTTTGGCGTCTGCACGATGCTGAATGGTTCGCAGATCGAGGCGGCATGGTTGTGTTCAGCAACGAGGTCATGATGATATGACGGTTCAGGGAGCCACACGCTTTAAACGTCATTATTGGGGATTAGCCGTATAAAAGGATGCCACGTGGTGTATTGGTTAGCAAGATCAAGATCATGCGATCGTGCTCAATAAATATGCCTCGAGAATAAAAGTATTtggattttgagttttaatttcaCTTCTTTAAGGCCGGAGCTCGACCAGAGgattcaggccgaggacctcagaagcgaaggggcaatgtttgggcccaaaaatatCAGTTtaggccgagtatagaattatTCTCAGCCCAGCGTTTAGTTCTGGATCGGTTAGGTCGTGGGCTTCCGAACCTGGGTCAGTTAAGCCATGCTGCAAGACGAGTTGAATCCTggtgcaatgaggagtctcggcaagattaataacccggaagtgaatctGGCTTaataaaggactaggttcacaattatggtgaaaataggactggtcgagttggtatttgatcaggagaagaagtcctattccgggtagggttttaacttgaccttgAAGGTATCCGGTACATCATTCaggcccctccaattcaacacacaactgccttgtgcaaactctcacaacaaatttgagatttttattttctcttttcgctgacacatcttctgttggcatcaacagcactgtgaaagcaaccggtgatatcttaagtcggcatagatagctctatcGCCATAGAATCAGTtggtctcgcagcatcttccattggcatcaacagcactacggcgagaacggttggttacctatccaagtctcggtcgagaaggatttctgaatccttattgattgaggtcatctcattagccttctcagcaaagtgaggtgttacagtttactgagctcggcgcattgcacgccaagttattttatgattagatactctcaagtgggatttagagttcagcattcagacggccgaaccacgttcactattaagacttatattcactttgagtatttgtgcccttacactttggtgtcaattcggcgtgagtttactctgacgaacaACATTACTGTGACCGAACCCGACGACGGCGATtcatgaacttcgtaagaatagtagccttgtcttcaggttcgagaacccaagaggccgagacgtgttccttcctcagtcgcaatcgcaagacgcagaagtcagctgcgcacccaacgcaacatcaataaATTTACTCCtcagccgagctcgaccgacgagttggcacgctccgcattcaccgaatgacgtagttagcttatagattacttggCATGTGCGccatgtaggcttggtagtttttagggttaacaATAACATACAAAAACATCATAATTTTTGCTTTAGCAATTTAGTGAATTAGATGGTATGAGATGAAAGTTTAAgtgtgtcacatcccagtccggctccgccgtagcacgatattgtccgttttgggcttaccattctctcacgattttgtttttgggaactcacacaagaacttcccactggatcacccatcctaggaatgctctcgcccgaactcgcttaactttggagttctgattgactccgaagccaatgagctcccaaaaggcctcgtgctatagggaagggagcatgtacatataagacacatcacccctctctgttggtcgatgtgggatattaCAAAGTGATTACAAGATGCAGTATTTTacgaaatatttttcaaatgtcATATGTATAGTgaattttaaaagaaataatGGTGTCAAACATGTGTCATAAAAAATATTGATTTAGTAATCCACCATccctttatttattaaaatgatAGGTGACACAACCTGATTAgagaacaattaaaaaaaatataaaagaaaaaattgggaAGTTGGTCACGTGGGAAATGGAAAAAGAACTTTTTCTTCAAAATGGGGAGTTGGTCACGTGGGAAGTGTAGAGAGAATGTTTTTCTTCTTCGTTGGAACTAGGTCCAAGAACAGGAGAATCATGGTGGTATTCTCTGTGTTCCTCTTCGTCTAAGATAAGACTTCTTCTCAACCCTGAAACTGGATTGCCTAAGTAAGCTCGGAACTCTTTTGTTTCACAACACCCTATTCCTTCTCAGGCCTATTCAAATGGCTGTATGGATAATGCTTTTAGGCTGAACCGAAGAATTGGCTTGAAATGATTATCCGAGTTGCTCCCAGTTTGACAGTTTCTATTGCTTGTTTCATGCATTTGTAACTTATTTTTTGCCCTTTATTCCAATTATGGTCTTTCTACTCATTGTCTTTGACacaataatgaaaaaaaattcttttgttCATTCGAAAGTACGGCATTGCATCTTTCACTTCTAGCAGGAATTAGAAATGGAAGATTGATAGCGTTCACCAAAAATGATAGCTAGCAGTTAGTACAGGCTGGAAAAGGGTGATCAGTAGAAGAACTAACAGAATGGCGCTGGCATGTACAAAGTTTGATTTTGGTCTCTgtggtttattttttaaattattattaacaGGAGGGGGAAGGTTcaaaattattacaataatttgaGGGAGGGGGAGTTTCGAGCCTTGGATGCAGAGATGGAAATCCAACACCCTATTACTAGGATATATTGGACCACATGCAGATATTACATGGGTGGAAATCCAACACCTTGTTCTTGTAGTTTCAATTATCGCGTTTCTAAAGAGATGCTTTACCTTTTGGGTGTTACATTTGCACGAATCGCATTGCATCCGTCATTTGTGTAGTTCCAACTTTGCTCTTCGTACACCTTCCAGGTACTAATTCGTTGGATGTAGCCATAAAAATGGCCTTAGATATGGAACATCATACAACTAATTTCAAATCGACTCTATTATTTCCTCTATTTGAATTGTAACATTACAAAGATTTAGATTTGTCTTGGAACATAATTTGTATAAAATGTAGCATCTCTGAGAGAGCTGCCCTGTATCGACGACGTCAATGGTCTACTCTTTAATTAGAAGTGCCCTTAAGATGACTTCACTCATACCATCTGGAGCTGGCAACAAATGTCCACCACCTGGTACCTCATGGTAGTGAATCCATGGAAGCTTTTCGGCAATATAGCGTTgcagctcaactgggacaagcTTATCTTCGTCACCCTGCCATAGATGGACCGAGCCTTCGTTGCTGGCAAAGGGGTTCTGCAGATCCATAGGATCAAATTCCCAGCTCCCAAATCCAACTACCATGTCGCGAAAGATGGACTCAGCTTCTCCTTGCTGTGTGGCATGTTCCTGCCCaaacaaataacaaaacaaacaaaaatcatCAACTCTGCCGAGTTTCTATAAAATCGTAAACAATTAGCGATCGAATAAGGAAAGTACCTTGTGCTTTTCTCTTCCAGAAACCTTTGCATTCTTAATGGCTTCCCAATCTTGGCGGGACAACATAACCCTGTGTTTAGGAAAGAATTTCTGAGTGTTCCACCAGTAGGTTAACCAAGGTATATAGTGGGCAGCTCGAAGCGCCCATTGATCCTGTGGAGCTTGCTTCTTATAGGCATAAGATGACAGGTTGGCAGGAAGTCCTGGCCACCAGTAGTTGATCACCGGAGCGATCAGTGCTGCTCCAGCTAGCCTGTCGTAACAGGCATCCCAAACACATCGAACTTTAGAGAAAATTTTCAGTACCGAACGATGCATCATCAGCTAACGAGGCTCTTGCAAAATCTTACCTATGAGGGATGTACTGAAGACACTTCCAGATGACCTGTCCTCCCattgagtatccaatcatataAAATTTGGATCCGAGTTCCAGCTGATCACCAAGCTCCTCCATATCTAACGCCAAGCTCTTCGTTGTTCGCTTAGGATCCGGATCACTTTCACCGTACCCTGGTCTGTCGAAAGACACAATGTACACACCTAAATCTTCAATAACTTCctgaggaaagaaaaaaaaacacacgcACCACGAAATCAACCAATAAAGAGTTGAATTGAAAAATGACCAAGAATCAAGCAAGGCAGTACAGGAGAGACGGCTGTTGCAATGATTGGATCATGTCGGGAACTAAAGAAGGGATGAACAAAGATAATCTTGTACTTGGCCACTTGTTTTGGAACACCATGTTCCTTGTAGGCCAAAAATCTTCCATCCCTTAGCCTTATTCTAGGCGATGTGACGGGTGGACCGCCAGGCGAACCACAGATGTTCGGAGGTGGTGGTCGGGTGGCCTGATATGCCCACGCCAGCAATCCAACCAACAAGATGAATGTGATCCTCTTAAACATGTTTGAGAAGATGGAAAGTATGAAACTTTACTCACCTGCAGTAAAGAAGCAAATAGAAAAATAACATTACACTAGAGGACATCATTGTATAATAAGtttaaagtgcttttagatTTAGGTCCAAAAATAAGTTGTTTCCGGAGTTCAGTAATCTAATTACATGTTTTGATACTAATTTTACCCTTTtagataaaaatatttaaattctttaattaaagaATACAATTCCTAAATATTAAATAGAAAATCGATTTATGTGGCAGCTAATCAAAATGATCATATATTTGAATCTAAATATACACCTTTTTTCGTAGCCGTAAAAACATTATAATGCATTTTGAGAAAGGAGATGATAATAtgtgagagaaaagaaagatcgAAGATGTTGGAAGTTTGAAACGTgagaaacaaaaacacaaagatACAATAAAATGAGttgattaaaaagaaaacaagaaataaaaGAGGAGAATGCTTCCATGGTGCTTTGGTGCCACCTGTCTCATATTTATTGGGTTGGTTTGAGTGCTTTAATCAGACTTGACCAaacgagattcaacactaggggATTTCATTTCTACATTTAAGAACAAAGCAGTAGCAGATGCCATACAAAAATGAGAAAGAAGAAcgaaaaaaagacaaaaaaagaaaaggaatattTTTGTTTGCTATTCTTAAGTGATGGTGATTCTTATTACTCTATTTATCATCGtaaaatgagtttaaatttcaaatATGTATAGTGAATATATATAGACCTCAAAATTTAAACCCATTAAATAATGGTAAATAGACTTGTGAGTATTATCATCACTTGATAATGATGATtcgtgagcaaaaatgcacccggaaaaaaattatgaagatAAAACGAGCCGTGAGAAGTAGGTCAGTAAGAGATTTAATTCCTAATCACTGAATTCATTTCAACAAGTAAACTATTCTTAATAATAGTTTGAAAAATTAGACTTATAGTAAATTTTCTCGAGTTTTTTAATTTGCTACTTCCCCTCAATTGATGAAAGGTTATTTAAATCAAACAACAACCAGAAAAATGGACAATCAAgtataaagaaaacaaattcaCACACGCTTTACTTTTATCCAAAACAATATTACAAATATCAAAACTATAAGATGCGGATTTTAATATATAAGAGAGAAACAGTGTTCTAGCTAATTTGATTATACTAATTGTTCCTGTAAACGCACacaatcaataaataagttgcaaattaaaagatGCACTCCTTTGTTTaaccaaaaccacaagaaaagaaatcataaaaaatcATACTTGCTAATGTGGTTTTTTGGTAAAAACTTACCACCAACACTCCTCCCTCTGTGATAATAATAAGTTTATGCAGAAGAAAATGGCAGAAACCAGGCTGAGTGAGCAGCTGCTTTTAGCTTTTGTGTGGTTGTTAAATTACGTGGAGGAACCCACCTTCACCTATTTCAAGGCTCGTTTCTTGTCTAGGACTGGCTTGACTTAGACAATCTGCCggattttaaagaaaacaaaaatagaaatatGAATGTCAGATTGCATGTTTTGTCAAAGTGACGAACGTAGATGGAGACGCGAAGAAAAATTGTCCATCTTAATCTTAGACTTTTTGTAAAGATTAGGAGAAATAAGTTTTGTTGGTAATTTTAATGACATATTTGTCAATCTCCTTCCCTCTGAACTTGGAAAAAGTTGCTAAATTTctgtataaattttaattttaatcgaTTACTCGCCTGAGTTGTTATAATTAACCAAATTTTCCCTTAATGTTagattttggaatttttgttcTATTTTGGTCACAACAAATGTTTGAGGACAATAAAGTAATTTTATTCTTAATGTGGACATCaaattgctttttgttttttccttctCCACCTCCTCGACACCGTTCACTCaaattgctttttgttttttttccttctccacTTCCTCGATGCCGTTCACTCTCTGTTCGAATTAGTAGCTGCAATGTATTAGCTTTGCACCCAAtttaccaaaacaaaattaTCTTTTTGCCTTCATACAATTGTCATGTGTTGCTTGCATGAccaaaatagaagaaaaaatttaaaatctaacAGGAAAAAAATGGCTATTTATAACAGTTTAAAATAATAATCGactaaaattaaatttcaaaagaaaaattaacagtTGCATAAATGTTAAGCAAATCAAGAAATAGGTCAATTTTAATTAATagcatattattttatttttatttttttgaagagAATTAATGGCATATTACAAGGAATAAATCCTTGTGGTATTTGATAGTTGGTGGccatggagaaatttttagttataaccAAAATACGGATGATATATCACGTGTTTCTACGTAAGTggtaaaaaattttaatttttaaattattaacattttaacacacataataCATCATTTATATAAAGATACGTAATGTATCATTTAATGTAACggtcacattaaaaaatctatTGTGGCCATGGTTGGCAGCCTTCCTCTTcgcttttattctttttctctattgggttgggattttttttttttttttttgaagaattggtttgggatttttatgAGTCGGCACTGAACAGGAAGGCAGGTGTGGTTGTTGGTTTGTCCAATCCAAAAGTTGGAGGCTGCTCAACTACACGACATAATAAACGACAAAATAGACGAGTCTATATGTGGGCGTTGTTAGTTGTCCTAATAAGAGTAGACAAATGCTAGCAGAATTCTTTTTAAAATGAgactttttattgattttttaacATTCCACAGTTTAACA
This region of Malus domestica chromosome 07, GDT2T_hap1 genomic DNA includes:
- the LOC103420567 gene encoding uncharacterized protein isoform X2, whose protein sequence is MFKRITFILLVGLLAWAYQATRPPPPNICGSPGGPPVTSPRIRLRDGRFLAYKEHGVPKQVAKYKIIFVHPFFSSRHDPIIATAVSPEVIEDLGVYIVSFDRPGYGESDPDPKRTTKSLALDMEELGDQLELGSKFYMIGYSMGGQVIWKCLQYIPHRLAGAALIAPVINYWWPGLPANLSSYAYKKQAPQDQWALRAAHYIPWLTYWWNTQKFFPKHRVMLSRQDWEAIKNAKVSGREKHKEHATQQGEAESIFRDMVVGFGSWEFDPMDLQNPFASNEGSVHLWQGDEDKLVPVELQRYIAEKLPWIHYHEVPGGGHLLPAPDGMSEVILRALLIKE
- the LOC139197649 gene encoding uncharacterized protein, which translates into the protein MLPSVTQVIAQTDVILYMLTRPIVKGRIGKWTMALSEFSLQYVPQKAVKGQALADFLAQHPSPYGFGGTDVEIGMVETRGNYCMMYFDGSSTSSSAGVGIVIQSPNHDRWYFSLKLDFKGTNNQAEYEALIIGLGILHDLRATRALILSDSELVINQLNGSFQCISCTLASYHMAASYLAESFDGITFEHISRIHNTNADKLAQIASDA